One Salinimonas marina DNA segment encodes these proteins:
- the sufT gene encoding putative Fe-S cluster assembly protein SufT has translation MAAQKMVVTERDCTARLVPAGDKTVIREGEFVSITQELGGNYTITWQGNMYRIDGTDADAIGRKPQVLNFEAPADGTISEQQVWDAMETIYDPEIPINLVSLGLIYKVDIDQDNHKVSVQMTLTAPGCGMGPVLVGDVEYRVGMVPHVNDVEVELVFDPPWSREMMSEEAQLEAGLFF, from the coding sequence GCAGCACAGAAAATGGTAGTCACAGAACGTGACTGCACCGCCCGGCTGGTACCAGCTGGTGACAAAACCGTTATTCGCGAAGGCGAGTTTGTCAGTATTACTCAAGAGCTGGGTGGCAATTACACCATTACCTGGCAGGGCAACATGTACCGGATTGATGGTACCGATGCCGATGCTATTGGCCGCAAACCGCAGGTACTGAATTTTGAAGCACCCGCAGACGGCACCATCAGCGAACAGCAGGTCTGGGATGCGATGGAAACCATTTACGACCCGGAAATCCCAATTAATCTGGTGTCGCTGGGCCTTATCTATAAAGTCGATATTGACCAGGATAACCACAAGGTGAGTGTGCAGATGACACTTACCGCGCCAGGCTGCGGTATGGGCCCGGTATTAGTCGGTGATGTGGAATACCGGGTTGGCATGGTACCGCATGTGAATGACGTGGAGGTTGAACTGGTGTTTGATCCGCCCTGGTCCCGTGAAATGATGAGTGAAGAAGCTCAGCTTGAAGCTGGTTTGTTTTTTTAA
- a CDS encoding SufE family protein has protein sequence MQLPDSQEIIDDIAFFDDWEQRYQYIIDLGKAIPGLSEEQKTSDRLVKGCQSSVWMASRIHEGRIQFDVDSDAVIVQGLLALVLAAYNDKTPAQILAFDIDGYFAELDLERHISPTRGNGLRAIVGQIQALAKSATR, from the coding sequence ATGCAATTGCCAGATAGTCAGGAAATTATTGACGACATCGCGTTTTTCGATGACTGGGAACAGCGCTATCAATACATTATTGATTTAGGCAAAGCGATTCCGGGGCTCAGCGAGGAACAAAAAACCAGTGATCGGCTGGTGAAAGGCTGTCAAAGCTCGGTATGGATGGCGTCGCGCATCCACGAAGGGCGCATTCAGTTTGACGTGGACAGCGATGCAGTGATTGTCCAGGGCTTGTTGGCTTTGGTGTTGGCAGCCTACAACGACAAAACCCCGGCGCAGATTCTGGCGTTTGATATTGACGGTTATTTTGCCGAGCTGGATCTTGAGCGTCATATCAGTCCGACCCGGGGCAATGGCTTACGGGCAATTGTCGGGCAGATACAGGCGCTGGCAAAATCAGCCACTCGTTAA
- the ndk gene encoding nucleoside-diphosphate kinase, with protein sequence MALERTFSIIKPDAVAKNVIGAIYNRFESAGLRIVASKMVHLSKEQAEGFYAEHKERPFFGALVDFMTSGPVMVQVLEGENAVVKNREIMGATNPADAAAGTLRADYAASIDENAVHGSDAPESAAREIAYFFSEEEICPRTR encoded by the coding sequence ATGGCTCTAGAGCGTACTTTTTCGATTATTAAGCCTGATGCAGTAGCAAAAAATGTTATCGGTGCAATTTACAACCGTTTTGAATCTGCGGGTTTGCGCATTGTTGCCTCTAAAATGGTACACCTGAGCAAAGAACAGGCTGAAGGCTTTTATGCTGAGCATAAAGAGCGTCCTTTCTTTGGCGCCCTGGTAGATTTCATGACGTCTGGTCCGGTAATGGTTCAGGTTCTTGAAGGCGAAAACGCCGTAGTTAAAAACCGTGAAATCATGGGTGCAACTAACCCAGCTGACGCGGCTGCCGGCACTCTGCGTGCTGACTATGCGGCTTCTATCGATGAAAACGCGGTTCACGGTTCTGATGCACCAGAATCTGCAGCACGCGAAATCGCATACTTCTTTTCAGAAGAAGAAATCTGCCCACGCACTCGTTAA
- a CDS encoding bifunctional tRNA (adenosine(37)-C2)-methyltransferase TrmG/ribosomal RNA large subunit methyltransferase RlmN — MAKTNLLNLNREGLRAFFKEIGEKPFRADQVMKWIYHQGVSDFAEMSNLNKNLRQKLEEHCEIKAPEIAYFQEASDGTIKFALTLEGGQEVESVWIPETDRATLCVSSQVGCALECTFCSTAQQGFNRNLSVSEIIGQVWRVATFLGLSNDTGKRPVTNVVMMGMGEPLLNLKHVIPAMDLMMDDFGFGLSKRRVTLSTSGVVPALDKLGDTIDVALAISLHAPNDELRNEIVPINKKYNIEAFLAGVRRYLDKSKANQGKVTIEYVMLSHINDSTDQAHELAKVLKDTPCKINLIPFNPYPGSPYTCSSNSRIDRFSKVLMEHGYTVMVRKTRGDDIDAACGQLVGDVVDRTKRMLKKQMKGEQISVKMAQ, encoded by the coding sequence ATGGCAAAAACAAATTTGTTAAATCTCAATCGCGAAGGCCTGCGTGCGTTCTTCAAGGAGATTGGCGAAAAACCATTTCGGGCCGATCAGGTGATGAAATGGATATACCACCAGGGTGTCAGTGACTTTGCCGAAATGTCGAATCTGAACAAGAACCTGCGGCAGAAACTGGAAGAGCATTGCGAAATTAAAGCCCCGGAAATTGCTTATTTTCAGGAAGCCAGTGACGGTACTATTAAATTTGCCTTAACCTTAGAAGGTGGGCAGGAAGTTGAAAGTGTCTGGATCCCGGAAACCGATCGCGCCACACTGTGCGTTTCGTCGCAGGTGGGTTGTGCTCTGGAATGTACTTTTTGTTCTACTGCCCAGCAAGGTTTTAACCGTAATCTGTCGGTCAGTGAAATCATCGGTCAGGTATGGCGGGTCGCCACCTTTTTAGGGCTGTCTAATGATACCGGCAAGCGTCCGGTTACCAATGTGGTCATGATGGGTATGGGCGAACCTTTGCTTAATCTGAAACATGTGATTCCGGCGATGGATCTGATGATGGACGACTTTGGTTTTGGTTTGTCGAAGCGTCGGGTCACGTTAAGTACCTCGGGCGTGGTGCCTGCACTGGACAAATTAGGTGACACCATTGATGTGGCGCTGGCGATTTCATTACATGCGCCTAATGATGAATTACGTAACGAAATTGTACCTATCAATAAAAAATACAATATCGAAGCATTTCTGGCAGGGGTCAGACGTTACCTGGATAAGTCGAAAGCCAACCAGGGCAAAGTCACCATTGAATATGTCATGCTTTCGCATATTAACGACAGCACCGATCAGGCTCACGAACTGGCAAAAGTTTTGAAGGATACCCCCTGCAAGATTAACCTGATCCCATTTAATCCCTATCCGGGCTCCCCGTATACATGTTCGTCAAATTCGCGAATCGACCGGTTTTCTAAGGTATTAATGGAACATGGCTATACCGTGATGGTGCGTAAAACACGCGGCGATGATATTGACGCGGCTTGCGGCCAGTTAGTGGGGGATGTGGTCGATCGCACCAAAAGAATGTTGAAAAAACAGATGAAGGGTGAGCAGATTTCGGTAAAAATGGCGCAGTAA
- the pilW gene encoding type IV pilus biogenesis/stability protein PilW produces MRKSLIACVFVLTGCVSQSQPGMLSDNFDQSEAARTRMSLGLTYLKNGDYTQAKKNLDRALEFAPRLADVHYAMAYYYQTVEEVPRAVEYYENALDLAPRNADIANSYGAFLCQQRQFDKAQELFLKAVNNKRYANTAQTYENMGLCARDQGLHPQAIEYFKTALNHQPSRGKTLMLLTQEYLETGRYEEAKDSLRRYQKMARVTAQSLWLAVQVADAQDDIESVRSYGEMLRSLYPESIQYQRYTELEKQLSTVTNARNNHTNIKNSQGAPRPGNSEATLSASARALASDLNSLPVAEKEQVHIVQFHENLYRISVKYNIRMSSLRSWNNLAQTDVLEVGSRLWLVPPEQQTNQVVE; encoded by the coding sequence ATGCGCAAAAGCCTAATTGCTTGCGTTTTTGTTTTAACAGGATGTGTAAGTCAGTCTCAGCCGGGAATGCTCAGCGATAATTTTGATCAGTCTGAAGCAGCCCGCACCCGCATGTCGCTTGGCTTAACTTATCTGAAAAACGGCGACTATACTCAGGCCAAAAAAAATCTGGACCGAGCGCTTGAGTTTGCGCCGCGGCTTGCCGACGTGCACTATGCCATGGCGTACTACTATCAAACTGTGGAAGAGGTGCCACGGGCGGTGGAGTACTATGAGAATGCGCTGGACCTGGCCCCCCGTAATGCGGATATTGCCAATAGCTATGGCGCGTTTTTGTGCCAGCAGCGCCAGTTTGACAAAGCCCAGGAACTCTTTCTTAAAGCGGTCAATAACAAGCGCTACGCGAATACCGCCCAGACTTATGAAAATATGGGGCTTTGCGCCCGGGACCAGGGCCTGCACCCACAGGCCATTGAATATTTCAAAACGGCGTTAAATCATCAGCCCTCCCGGGGCAAAACCCTGATGCTGCTGACGCAGGAATACCTTGAAACCGGCCGTTACGAAGAGGCCAAGGACAGTCTGCGGCGCTATCAGAAAATGGCTCGCGTAACGGCGCAGTCGTTGTGGCTGGCGGTGCAGGTGGCGGATGCGCAGGACGATATCGAATCGGTGCGAAGCTACGGCGAGATGCTGCGCTCATTGTATCCTGAGAGCATTCAATACCAACGCTACACTGAACTTGAAAAACAGCTTTCCACAGTAACAAATGCAAGAAATAACCATACAAACATAAAAAATAGTCAGGGCGCCCCGCGTCCGGGTAACTCAGAAGCCACGCTTTCGGCGTCAGCCAGGGCGCTCGCCTCGGACCTGAATTCGTTGCCGGTCGCTGAAAAAGAGCAGGTTCATATTGTTCAATTCCATGAGAACCTGTACCGTATTTCGGTTAAATACAATATTAGAATGTCTTCCCTACGTTCTTGGAATAATCTGGCACAAACGGATGTGCTGGAAGTAGGCTCCAGATTATGGCTGGTCCCCCCTGAGCAACAAACAAACCAGGTAGTTGAATGA
- a CDS encoding RodZ domain-containing protein, giving the protein MNPEETTEENVGQAPTQNQQTPGKMLREARLQQGLSQQDVAAKLFLKAHTIEHIESDKIDESMSVTFTKGYVRNYAKFLGIDHEKVIEEFNRLHTATKPPAALQSFSQRVAKQAHDDRWMMVTWVILLLLIAAVVVWWYQQDDNTTQQNASVSAPATSVTARERESKGVSERHRQPATDTRPTAEKKTLAESAETSSLMSAPTNDEAQKPVETSAPAEQADTDASLAAAREPASEASSPGAPESMQFTFDDECWVNIVDASGEVLATGIKRAGRVMEITGQPPISVTLGAPDDVAIVYAGEKVDISGFQNGRTARFSLPLQD; this is encoded by the coding sequence ATGAATCCAGAAGAAACAACCGAAGAAAACGTCGGCCAGGCCCCGACGCAAAACCAGCAGACCCCCGGCAAAATGTTACGCGAGGCCCGTCTTCAACAGGGGCTGTCGCAGCAGGATGTCGCTGCTAAACTGTTTTTAAAAGCGCATACCATTGAACATATCGAGTCAGACAAAATTGATGAGTCGATGTCTGTCACCTTTACCAAAGGCTATGTACGCAACTATGCAAAATTTCTGGGCATTGACCATGAAAAAGTGATTGAAGAATTCAATCGTCTGCATACTGCCACCAAGCCGCCCGCCGCATTGCAAAGTTTTTCTCAGCGGGTTGCGAAACAGGCTCATGATGACCGCTGGATGATGGTGACCTGGGTCATATTACTGCTGCTGATTGCCGCGGTGGTGGTCTGGTGGTATCAGCAGGACGATAACACCACTCAACAAAACGCTTCAGTAAGCGCGCCCGCCACTTCAGTGACTGCCCGCGAGCGCGAATCTAAGGGCGTCAGCGAGCGCCACCGCCAACCCGCCACGGACACCAGGCCCACGGCTGAAAAAAAAACATTGGCAGAGTCTGCTGAAACCAGCAGCTTAATGTCTGCGCCAACCAATGATGAAGCGCAAAAGCCGGTAGAAACGTCGGCCCCGGCAGAGCAAGCCGACACCGATGCATCATTGGCGGCGGCCAGGGAACCAGCCTCTGAAGCTTCATCGCCGGGCGCCCCGGAATCTATGCAGTTCACGTTTGATGATGAGTGCTGGGTAAATATTGTTGATGCCAGTGGCGAAGTGCTTGCCACCGGAATTAAACGGGCCGGCCGGGTGATGGAGATTACCGGTCAGCCTCCTATCAGTGTTACTTTAGGCGCGCCAGATGATGTAGCCATTGTCTATGCCGGTGAAAAGGTCGATATTTCTGGTTTTCAGAATGGCCGAACCGCGCGCTTTTCATTACCTTTGCAGGATTAA
- the ispG gene encoding flavodoxin-dependent (E)-4-hydroxy-3-methylbut-2-enyl-diphosphate synthase yields the protein MFAESPIKRRKSIRINVGNVPIGDGAPIAVQSMTNTQTTDVAATVAQINRIVGVGGEIVRVSVPTMDAAEAFKEIRRQVTVPLVADIHFDYRIALKVAEYGVDCLRINPGNIGNMDRIRSVVDCAKDNNIPIRIGVNGGSLEKDLQEKYGEPTPDALVESAMRHVDILDKLNFDQFKVSVKASDVFLAVGAYRELARRIDQPLHLGITEAGGLRAGAVKSSVGLGMLLAEGIGDTLRVSLAADPVEEIKVGFDILKSLRIRSRGINFIACPSCSRQEFDVIGTVNALEQRVEDILTPMDVSIIGCVVNGPGEAEVSDLGLTGARNMSGYYEDGKRQKVRLKNDELVDQLEKRIRAKASQLDESRKIAVNVKD from the coding sequence ATGTTTGCTGAAAGTCCGATTAAACGCAGAAAATCAATTCGCATCAATGTAGGCAATGTGCCTATTGGTGATGGTGCGCCAATTGCTGTGCAGTCGATGACCAACACTCAGACCACCGATGTGGCCGCAACAGTGGCGCAGATAAACCGGATCGTGGGTGTAGGCGGTGAAATTGTGCGGGTTTCGGTACCCACGATGGATGCTGCAGAAGCCTTTAAAGAAATTCGTCGGCAGGTAACAGTGCCGCTGGTGGCGGATATTCACTTTGATTACCGTATCGCCCTGAAAGTAGCAGAATACGGCGTGGATTGTCTGCGCATTAATCCCGGTAACATCGGCAATATGGATCGTATACGCTCGGTGGTGGACTGTGCCAAAGACAACAATATTCCTATTCGTATCGGCGTCAATGGCGGCTCTTTGGAAAAAGATCTGCAGGAGAAATACGGCGAGCCGACCCCTGACGCCCTGGTGGAATCAGCCATGCGTCATGTCGATATTCTGGATAAGCTGAACTTTGACCAGTTCAAGGTAAGTGTAAAAGCCTCCGATGTATTTTTAGCGGTAGGCGCGTATCGTGAACTGGCACGACGCATCGACCAGCCATTGCATCTTGGGATCACCGAAGCCGGTGGCCTGCGGGCCGGAGCAGTGAAAAGCTCGGTAGGCCTGGGGATGCTGCTGGCCGAAGGCATCGGCGATACGTTGCGGGTATCGCTGGCGGCCGATCCGGTAGAAGAGATTAAGGTGGGTTTTGATATCTTAAAATCACTGCGCATCCGTTCCCGGGGGATTAACTTTATTGCCTGTCCAAGCTGTTCACGACAGGAATTTGATGTGATTGGCACCGTGAATGCGTTGGAACAGCGGGTCGAAGATATTCTTACACCCATGGATGTGTCGATTATTGGCTGTGTGGTGAACGGTCCGGGTGAAGCCGAGGTGTCTGATCTGGGGCTTACCGGTGCGCGCAATATGAGCGGCTACTATGAAGATGGCAAACGTCAGAAAGTACGCCTGAAAAATGATGAACTGGTCGATCAGCTTGAAAAGCGCATCCGGGCAAAAGCCAGCCAGTTAGATGAAAGCCGCAAAATTGCGGTTAATGTAAAAGACTGA
- the hisS gene encoding histidine--tRNA ligase, giving the protein MAKTIQAIRGMNDCLPEVSGIWQQVESTLRSVVASYGYQEIRTPVVESTDLFKRSIGEVTDIVEKEMYTFEDRNGDSLTLRPEGTASCVRAGNEHGLLYNQHQRLWYMGPMFRHERPQKGRYRQFHQFGVEAYGLDGPDIDLEVILLSARLWKAFGIADHVKLQINSLGSNEARQAYREALIEFLTARADQLDEDSRRRMETNPLRVLDSKNPEVQAALEGAPSLIDHLDSESEQHFSQLCERLSQAGIEYEINPRLVRGLDYYNRTVFEWVTDSLGSQGTVCAGGRYDGLVEQLGGKSTPAVGFAMGMERLVLLLTTLNAEEQGTSSADIFVTALGEDAASYAVTVAEQVRDTVAGARVMMHCGGGNLKKQLKRADKTGARVALLLGSDEAQNQQVTIKPLRDGQEQSTVALASLETAVAPFID; this is encoded by the coding sequence GTGGCTAAAACAATACAGGCTATACGCGGAATGAACGACTGCCTGCCGGAAGTATCCGGTATCTGGCAGCAGGTAGAGTCAACCTTACGATCAGTGGTAGCCAGTTATGGTTATCAGGAAATTCGTACTCCTGTGGTTGAGAGCACCGATTTATTCAAACGCTCTATTGGTGAAGTCACCGATATTGTCGAAAAAGAAATGTACACCTTTGAAGATCGCAACGGCGACAGTCTGACCTTGCGACCAGAAGGTACGGCCAGCTGTGTGCGGGCGGGTAACGAACATGGCCTCTTGTACAATCAGCACCAGCGCTTATGGTATATGGGACCGATGTTTCGCCATGAACGTCCGCAAAAAGGCCGCTATCGTCAGTTTCACCAGTTTGGGGTGGAAGCCTACGGCCTGGACGGGCCGGATATTGACTTAGAAGTCATTTTGCTAAGCGCACGGTTATGGAAGGCGTTTGGTATTGCCGATCATGTGAAGCTGCAAATAAATTCATTGGGGTCTAATGAAGCCCGCCAGGCTTACCGCGAGGCACTGATTGAATTTCTGACCGCCCGTGCAGATCAGCTCGATGAAGACTCGCGCCGGCGCATGGAAACCAATCCGCTGCGCGTATTAGACAGCAAAAATCCAGAGGTTCAGGCAGCACTAGAAGGTGCTCCGTCGCTTATCGATCATCTGGACAGCGAATCTGAGCAACATTTTTCTCAGCTGTGTGAACGTTTAAGCCAGGCGGGAATCGAATATGAGATTAATCCGCGGTTGGTGCGCGGACTGGATTATTATAACCGTACGGTATTTGAGTGGGTTACCGACAGCTTAGGCTCACAAGGTACGGTTTGCGCAGGCGGCCGGTACGATGGTCTGGTAGAGCAACTGGGCGGAAAATCGACGCCGGCGGTAGGTTTTGCCATGGGAATGGAAAGACTGGTACTGTTGCTGACTACCCTGAATGCCGAAGAGCAGGGAACCAGCAGTGCAGATATCTTTGTAACCGCCCTGGGCGAGGATGCCGCTAGCTACGCCGTGACCGTAGCCGAGCAGGTGCGCGATACGGTAGCCGGAGCGCGGGTAATGATGCACTGTGGCGGCGGTAATCTGAAAAAGCAACTGAAGCGCGCCGATAAAACCGGTGCCCGGGTGGCGTTGTTGTTAGGCAGTGACGAGGCTCAGAACCAACAGGTAACGATAAAGCCTCTGCGAGATGGTCAGGAACAAAGCACAGTGGCGTTGGCCTCGTTAGAGACAGCAGTAGCACCTTTTATTGATTAA
- a CDS encoding YfgM family protein, whose amino-acid sequence MEQFATEEQQVEAIKRFWKDNGTAIILGAVLGLGGLWGWRYYSDSQLEAKAQASVEYQQAVETLQSDGGLSNVEQFISNHGDSGYASIARFMKVSKLVENNELEQAASTLQEVMSSTDDNNLKTLAGIQLARIQLEQSDNDKALATLEGLSNNAFGSLIAEVKGDVLAAQGKLDDARMAYTKALKDDASNQLVKMKLDNLAVATGS is encoded by the coding sequence ATGGAACAGTTCGCTACAGAAGAACAACAAGTAGAAGCAATTAAGCGATTCTGGAAAGACAACGGTACGGCGATCATTTTAGGCGCAGTATTAGGTTTGGGCGGCTTATGGGGCTGGCGCTATTACAGCGACTCGCAACTTGAGGCAAAAGCGCAGGCATCGGTAGAATATCAGCAGGCCGTTGAAACATTACAGTCGGACGGTGGTCTGAGCAATGTTGAACAATTTATCAGTAATCACGGTGATTCAGGCTATGCCAGCATTGCGCGCTTTATGAAAGTCAGCAAACTGGTAGAAAATAACGAACTGGAACAAGCCGCAAGTACCTTACAAGAGGTAATGAGCAGCACCGATGACAACAACCTGAAGACCCTGGCCGGTATTCAGCTGGCTCGTATTCAGCTTGAGCAAAGCGACAATGACAAAGCACTGGCGACACTGGAAGGGTTGAGCAACAACGCCTTCGGCAGTCTGATTGCTGAAGTCAAGGGTGATGTACTGGCCGCGCAGGGCAAGCTGGATGATGCTCGTATGGCTTATACCAAAGCGCTAAAAGATGATGCCAGTAATCAACTGGTTAAAATGAAGCTCGATAACCTGGCGGTCGCCACCGGTTCATAA